From Primulina huaijiensis isolate GDHJ02 chromosome 15, ASM1229523v2, whole genome shotgun sequence, one genomic window encodes:
- the LOC140960245 gene encoding uncharacterized protein, producing MGLGNSGMRSSQSPRAGPHKLRRRFLKRGLSSLIICGASSSSGSPDELEDYPAESLVNSSGQGIQEKFSAQSKGSNISRGIRTCLMSIKNENRVSSVNRKDATENPTLRANANNVERRDKGKYLSESKESVPYDPLVINSRGNEFTSTSSVDQPCPNCVTEKEKASMIAFKGINSSMNGDSSQVSERLSYSSSLPSGGHEEFMLDEALVQNNVHETDFSSSEFGSSSVVSDSPIDFQFLRNSTIDERVPSDLGFLVSEREQNQQDESLLHVDIVSTSSNMSSRSSEISSQEARRNSRRLFWDAFTRRNSSGDFFSDELGGDFRSSRNTTRGGNEQQWHSRSELWSGSVDSINHRMAVCPRGIHADGSCSCHPGFSAEESGSSARSGISRIVMLAEALFEVLDQIHQQPMSLSLSMVSLPAPESVVDSFPVKTQGKSVRSQSEDDVTQCYICLAEYEEGDKIRVLPCQHEYHISCVDKWLKEIHGVCPLCRGDVREGFTEISVSN from the exons ATGGGGTTAGGCAACAGCGGAATGCGCTCGAGCCAGTCTCCTCGAGCAGGGCCGCACAAATTAAGACGACGTTTCTTGAAACGCGGCCTCTCTTCTCTCATCATCTGCGGCGCATCCTCCTCTTCTGGCTCGCCGGACGAG TTGGAAGATTATCCAGCTGAATCGCTGGTGAATTCTTCTGGGCAAGGTATTCAAGAAAAGTTCAGTGCCCAGAGTAAGGGTTCTAATATTTCCCGAGGCATTAGAACTTGTCTAATGagtataaaaaatgaaaatagggTCTCATCTGTAAACCGCAAAGATGCTACCGAGAATCCTACTCTCAGAGCAAATGCAAATAACGTTGAGCGTCGTGATAAAGGGAAATACTTGTCTGAAAGCAAGGAATCAGTTCCATATGATCCACTCGTTATTAACTCTAGAGGTAATGAATTTACAAGTACTTCCTCTGTAGATCAACCGTGTCCGAATTGTGTTACTGAAAAAGAGAAAGCCTCCATGATTGCTTTTAAGGGAATAAATAGCAGCATGAATGGAGATTCTTCTCAAGTCAGTGAAAGGCTCAGCTATTCGAGTAGTCTGCCATCTGGTGGTCACGAAGAATTTATGTTGGATGAAGCGTTGGTTCAAAATAATGTCCATGAAACTGATTTTTCTAGTTCTGAGTTTGGTTCTTCTTCAGTTGTTTCTGATTCACCCATTGACTTCCAATTTCTGAGAAATAGTACTATAGATGAGAGAGTACCTTCAGATTTAGGATTTCTAGTGTCAGAAAGAGAACAAAACCAGCAAGATGAGAGCCTTCTGCATGTTGACATTGTGAGTACATCCTCAAACATGTCATCTAGAAGTTCCGAGATAAGCAGTCAAGAAGCAAGAAGGAATAGTAGAAGATTATTTTGGGATGCTTTTACTAGACGCAATTCTAG TGGCGACTTCTTTAGCGACGAACTTGGAGGAGATTTCAGATCAAGCAGGAATACAACTCGAGGTGGTAACGAACAGCAATGGCATTCAAGATCTGAG CTCTGGAGTGGTAGTGTTGATTCAATCAATCATAGAATGGCAGTCTGTCCCAGAGGGATACATGCTGATGGCTCATGCTCATGCCACCCAGGTTTTTCAGCTGAAGAATCTGGTTCTAGTGCTCGTTCTGGTATTTCTCGAATTGTCATGCTGGCTGAAGCATTGTTTGAG GTTCTTGATCAAATACATCAACAGCCCATGTCTCTTTCCTTGTCCATGGTCTCACTTCCGGCTCCAGAATCGGTCGTCGACTCTTTCCCTGTGAAGACTCAAGGAAAGTCAGTGAGATCTCAATCTGAAGATGATGTTACTCA GTGCTATATTTGCCTTGCCGAGTACGAGGAGGGAGACAAAATACGCGTTCTTCCATGCCAACACGAGTATCACATATCATGTGTAGATAAATGGCTTAAAGAGATTCATGG TGTGTGCCCGCTCTGTCGAGGAGATGTTCGCGAAGGTTTCACAGAGATCTCTGTTTCCAACTAA
- the LOC140959559 gene encoding putative glycerol-3-phosphate transporter 5 isoform X2, giving the protein MMHLKTLALAPPPGLSYFPSLASPQKTLKFHQFFVLLLTFIAYAAFHASRKPPSIVKSILTHETLAANATAAFNSGQDPLRNQTGWAPFDGPRGPHRLGELDLVFLLAYAIGMYFSGHIGDSIDLRIFLTVGMVGSGIFVIIFGLGYFIHLHSFGAFLFIQVVCGLFQSVGWPCVVSVVGNWFCKAKRGLIMGVWNSHMSVGNIIGSLVASSVLGYGWGWSFVLPGIFIILVAIFVYLFLVVNPEIMGFVLSREEVEMSVEGMSLVEPEKVEIDEGVVDSEDEGAVAIGFLEAWRLPHVGSYAFCLFFSKLVAYTFLYWLPFYIRHTAVDGVHLSHKTAGILSVVFDIGGVFGGISAGLISDLIEARAITSVVFLILSIPALIFYRLYGSISIFTNAILMFASGLLVNGPYSLITTAVATDLGGALGPLLAGYISTRGWNSVFFMLIVSISIAVVLLIHVVKSEIKGKLNEGKWLWSSIIAH; this is encoded by the exons ATGATGCACCTGAAAACCCTAGCCCTAGCTCCACCACCGGGGCTCAGCTATTTCCCCAGTCTCGCGTCCCCGCAAAAGACCCTTAAATTCCACCAATTTTTTGTTCTTCTCCTCACTTTCATCGCCTACGCCGCCTTCCATGCCTCCCGTAAACCCCCCAGCATTGTTAAATCCATTCTTACACATGAAACTCTGGCAGCTAATGCCACCGCGGCGTTCAATTCTGGCCAAGATCCACTTCGTAATCAAACTGGATGGGCCCCATTCGATGGTCCGCGTGGGCCTCACCGTCTTGGGGAGCTTGATCTCGTGTTCCTATTAGCTTATGCTATTGGCATGTATTTTTCGGGGCATATTGGTGATTCGATTGACTTGAGAATTTTCTTGACTGTTGGCATGGTGGGAAGTGGCATTTTTGTTATAATATTTGGGTTGGGGTACTTCATTCATTTGCATTCGTTTGGTGCGTTTCTGTTTATACAGGTTGTTTGTGGGTTATTTCAATCTGTCGGTTGGCCTTGCGTAGTGTCGGTGGTAGGTAATTGGTTTTGTAAGGCAAAAAGAGGATTGATAATGGGGGTATGGAACTCGCATATGTCCGTTGGTAACATTATCGGTTCTCTAGTGGCTTCCTCTGTTTTGGGGTACGGATGGGGGTGGTCTTTCGTTCTGCCAGGGATTTTTATTATCTTGGTGGCGATTTTTGTGTATTTGTTCCTTGTTGTCAATCCTGAAATTATGGGGTTCGTGTTATCGAGGGAGGAGGTTGAGATGAGTGTTGAAGGAATGTCCTTGGTCGAGCCGGAGAAAGTTGAGATAGATGAGGGAGTAGTGGATTCTGAGGACGAGGGTGCAGTCGCAATAGGTTTCTTGGAGGCATGGAGGCTGCCACACGTGGGGTCCTATGCATTCTGCTTGTTCTTCTCCAAGCTCGTTGCATACACATTTCTGTATTGGTTGCCCTTTTACATAAGACACACAG CTGTTGATGGAGTGCATCTGTCCCATAAAACTGCTGGAATTCTttccgttgtctttgatatcgGGGGAGTCTTTGGGGGAATTTCTGCTGGTTTGATCTCCGACCTAATTGAGGCTCGTGCCATTACGTCAGTTGTATTTTTAATTCTCTCTATTCCAGCTCTTATTTTCTACCGTCTTTATGGAAGCATATCAATTTTCACCAACGCCATATTAATGTTTGCTTCTGGTTTACTAGTAAACGGACCATACTCCTTAATAACAACAGCAGTTGCTACTGATCTTG GTGGTGCCCTTGGACCTCTTCTAGCCGGATATATCTCAACTCGAGGATGGAACAGTGTATTTTTTATGCTTATCGTTTCAATATCCATTGCCGTGGTTCTGTTAATCCATGTTGTGAAAAGTGAAATTAAGGGGAAGCTGAATGAGGGCAAATGGCTTTGGTCGAGCATAATTGCACATTGA
- the LOC140959559 gene encoding putative glycerol-3-phosphate transporter 5 isoform X1 — MMHLKTLALAPPPGLSYFPSLASPQKTLKFHQFFVLLLTFIAYAAFHASRKPPSIVKSILTHETLAANATAAFNSGQDPLRNQTGWAPFDGPRGPHRLGELDLVFLLAYAIGMYFSGHIGDSIDLRIFLTVGMVGSGIFVIIFGLGYFIHLHSFGAFLFIQVVCGLFQSVGWPCVVSVVGNWFCKAKRGLIMGVWNSHMSVGNIIGSLVASSVLGYGWGWSFVLPGIFIILVAIFVYLFLVVNPEIMGFVLSREEVEMSVEGMSLVEPEKVEIDEGVVDSEDEGAVAIGFLEAWRLPHVGSYAFCLFFSKLVAYTFLYWLPFYIRHTAVDGVHLSHKTAGILSVVFDIGGVFGGISAGLISDLIEARAITSVVFLILSIPALIFYRLYGSISIFTNAILMFASGLLVNGPYSLITTAVATDLGTQSLIKGNSRALATVTAIIDGTGSVGGALGPLLAGYISTRGWNSVFFMLIVSISIAVVLLIHVVKSEIKGKLNEGKWLWSSIIAH, encoded by the exons ATGATGCACCTGAAAACCCTAGCCCTAGCTCCACCACCGGGGCTCAGCTATTTCCCCAGTCTCGCGTCCCCGCAAAAGACCCTTAAATTCCACCAATTTTTTGTTCTTCTCCTCACTTTCATCGCCTACGCCGCCTTCCATGCCTCCCGTAAACCCCCCAGCATTGTTAAATCCATTCTTACACATGAAACTCTGGCAGCTAATGCCACCGCGGCGTTCAATTCTGGCCAAGATCCACTTCGTAATCAAACTGGATGGGCCCCATTCGATGGTCCGCGTGGGCCTCACCGTCTTGGGGAGCTTGATCTCGTGTTCCTATTAGCTTATGCTATTGGCATGTATTTTTCGGGGCATATTGGTGATTCGATTGACTTGAGAATTTTCTTGACTGTTGGCATGGTGGGAAGTGGCATTTTTGTTATAATATTTGGGTTGGGGTACTTCATTCATTTGCATTCGTTTGGTGCGTTTCTGTTTATACAGGTTGTTTGTGGGTTATTTCAATCTGTCGGTTGGCCTTGCGTAGTGTCGGTGGTAGGTAATTGGTTTTGTAAGGCAAAAAGAGGATTGATAATGGGGGTATGGAACTCGCATATGTCCGTTGGTAACATTATCGGTTCTCTAGTGGCTTCCTCTGTTTTGGGGTACGGATGGGGGTGGTCTTTCGTTCTGCCAGGGATTTTTATTATCTTGGTGGCGATTTTTGTGTATTTGTTCCTTGTTGTCAATCCTGAAATTATGGGGTTCGTGTTATCGAGGGAGGAGGTTGAGATGAGTGTTGAAGGAATGTCCTTGGTCGAGCCGGAGAAAGTTGAGATAGATGAGGGAGTAGTGGATTCTGAGGACGAGGGTGCAGTCGCAATAGGTTTCTTGGAGGCATGGAGGCTGCCACACGTGGGGTCCTATGCATTCTGCTTGTTCTTCTCCAAGCTCGTTGCATACACATTTCTGTATTGGTTGCCCTTTTACATAAGACACACAG CTGTTGATGGAGTGCATCTGTCCCATAAAACTGCTGGAATTCTttccgttgtctttgatatcgGGGGAGTCTTTGGGGGAATTTCTGCTGGTTTGATCTCCGACCTAATTGAGGCTCGTGCCATTACGTCAGTTGTATTTTTAATTCTCTCTATTCCAGCTCTTATTTTCTACCGTCTTTATGGAAGCATATCAATTTTCACCAACGCCATATTAATGTTTGCTTCTGGTTTACTAGTAAACGGACCATACTCCTTAATAACAACAGCAGTTGCTACTGATCTTGGTACGCAGAGCTTAATTAAAGGTAATTCTCGTGCTTTAGCCACTGTCACAGCAATTATAGATGGCACTGGCTCTGTAGGTGGTGCCCTTGGACCTCTTCTAGCCGGATATATCTCAACTCGAGGATGGAACAGTGTATTTTTTATGCTTATCGTTTCAATATCCATTGCCGTGGTTCTGTTAATCCATGTTGTGAAAAGTGAAATTAAGGGGAAGCTGAATGAGGGCAAATGGCTTTGGTCGAGCATAATTGCACATTGA